A single window of Drosophila suzukii chromosome 3, CBGP_Dsuzu_IsoJpt1.0, whole genome shotgun sequence DNA harbors:
- the LOC108013811 gene encoding diacylglycerol kinase eta isoform X8 has product MEDWLGSLKTATAPQRPRGDSFLIEQHDILSNHHHWYATSHARPTYCNVCRDALSGVTSHGLSCEVCKCKVHKRCAAKSIANCKWTTLASVGKDIIEQADGIIMPHQWMEGNLPVSSMCSVCKKTCGSVLRLQDWRCLWCRATVHVACRPQMAVACPIGPAKLSVVPPTSVHSISTDDAWDVASPRGNFSPLLVFVNSKSGDNQGVKFLRRFKQLLNPAQVFDLISTGPSLGLRLFRHFEMFRILVCSGDGSVGWVLSEIDRFNMHKQCQVAVMPLGTGNDLARVLGWGSSCDDDTHLPQILERYESASTKMLDRWSIMVFEKAIPVPKTPKMSISTEQEAMLTGMVTSANHHLRFIVETNDTQTLISSTRNLCDTIDDLVVRISEHHKEDEQLAVKCDILKQKLNMLLDALQEEEIGAHSGDDLIATIRSLIARSIPLTPGSSASLLNPNISIEKTEKDQINTKERRNSRSLRSSEKEALQCRANSVKRAIYNVVEHSEPGRPKRYQRKLSITPFEALKLPTNNSGESTPCSSPLPIIPPINIISPTMETSRLTCISPLPDTRRDSVDESFFNSINLPAPRQFADSRRSSGVEVIQEIEEGANGETVYRRSRMSLTGGANIDDFGNRLSPCSDIGDNSPTERKVDFLRVPIHTGEPIVDPLSDYRPHEVFERTYYMTREMDKDKEKKKEKEVENDKEKDKSVEKEKEVEKEDCMPTEKLVHTCNLQVPGFVVTPNSQNVYTSASITIIDTDAQTTTEQSSSDDLGGEASDVLSAISNEECSVASEIFDKQDAGQTVGDIIQNMDASNFTHIDSPETSDETEAMPGESIMDDISSVLGHDITYALQDNTLTDDTTTLCSEHVGPPKPPRKKSLSALSRPQSHPRRRNSSPPRMARLARMDSDDNPQQFGFENIVFEIDNRCDDQKMREPPRYCSLAQFVEGNDIARQSFKRPKKRISLKKLKPTTTTEIVSQQQLLLEQQRSGDNDNDDPEAQLTPTNNVAKLLTTTSEDELSTQTAIKIEIQDVDATVRNINSSMKASTIMATSTSPTKKSGHGQDVKRITFDESCKKESFDDVNPNYPQISVVVRPPTPLRGDSIKPTVSLLPGSSGGAMAVSMTCSGMLGVRAMNASEIRRHSSHAPGLTVREFDKDKDRRHSGFNPNQLTLDPEHTRFLSSSPAASRRISCGSLFKKKNQKIATKRGYGLFSVRFFVVAEPDIRLATLALIRPLIPLPNEALPNLQTLKGSKSSLFMGSTLFGFDHLASGDKDKEEKGGKDKEKTPTEETGRKLPIINPLVRLPNWPNLSNGGGFISKCLLANADTLCAAVSPLMDPDETLLAGYHEKCVMNNYFGIGIDAKISLDFHNKREEHPEKCRSRARNYMWYGVLGSKQLLQKTCKNLEQRVQLECDGQRIPLPELQGIVILNIPSFMGGTNFWGSSKKDDIFLPPSFDDRVLEVVAVFGSVQMAASRLINLQHHRIAQCQSVQINILGDEEIPIQVDGEAWLQPPGMIRILHKNRVQMLCRNRSLELSLKSWQEKQRQHSISIQRDASSTASEHAISTDEVISERECYVLLNFIEAVSSLVKWVKFLIISHPALQHDLYEVACRASEALESIHPQGKLLEGPSLRTKLVEVIDSSRQLYDDACTLLRDRGHSLILREDLETKLSAALANMEMELKKCSVQKCIDGKLRAYFNVLAPNEESDGRRKSRPFWVRLRSGSTAGQQAFKPPLTNTREAANNWSVNEVVTWLETMQLSEYVDSFLKNDIRGKELLTLGRRDLKDLGVVKVGHVKRILQAIKDLSEN; this is encoded by the exons ATGGAGGACTGGCTGGGCAGCCTGAAGACGGCGACGGCGCCGCAAAGGCCGCGCGGCGACAGCTTCCTGATCGAGCAGCACGACATCCTGTCGAACCACCACCACTGGTACGCCACTTCCCACGCCCGCCCCACCTACTGCAATGTGTGCCGGGACGCCCTCTCCGGGGTCACCTCCCACGGACTCAGCTGCGAGGTGTGCAAGTGCAAGGTGCACAAGCGGTGTGCGGCCAAATCGATTGCCAACTGCAAGTGGACAACGCTGGCCAGTGTGGGCAAGGACATCATCGAGCAGGCGGATGGCATCATCATGCCTCACCAGTGGATGGAGGGCAACCTCCCGGTGTCCTCCATGTGCTCCGTCTGCAAGAAGACCTGCGGATCGGTGCTGAGACTCCAGGATTGGAGGTGCCTGTGGTGTCGAGCTACTGTCCACGTGGCCTGTCGTCCCCAAATGGCGGTGGCCTGTCCCATCGGACCCGCCAAGTTGTCCGTCGTTCCACCTACCAGTGTCCACTCCATCAGCACCGACGACGCCTGGGATGTGGCCAGTCCCAGGGGCAACTTCTCGCCCTTGCTCGTTTTCGTGAACTCCAAGTCGGGGGACAATCAAGGAGTGAAGTTCCTGCGACGATTCAAGCAACTGCTGAATCCGGCCCAGGTCTTCGATCTCATCTCGACGGGTCCGAGTCTGGGACTAAGACTCTTCCGGCACTTTGAGATGTTCCGCATCCTGGTCTGCTCGGGCGACGGATCTGTGGGATGGGTGCTAAGCGAGATCGATCGCTTCAACATGCAT aaacaatgTCAAGTGGCGGTGATGCCTTTAGGCACTGGCAACGATCTGGCCAGGGTTTTGGGCTGGGGATCCAGCTGTGACGACGACACCCACCTGCCGCAGATCCTGGAACGCTACGAGTCGGCCAGCACCAAGATGTTGGATCGCTGGAGCATCATGGTCTTCGAAAAGGCCATTCCTGTGCCCAAAACGCCCAAGATGTCGATCAGCACCGAGCAGGAAGCCATGCTCACTGGCATGGTGACATCGGCCAACCACCATCTGCGCTTCATCGTGGAAACCAACGACACCCAGACTCTGATTAGCTCCACCCGGAATCTCTGCGACACCATAGACGACCTTGTGGTTCGAATCTCGGAACACCACAAGGAGGACGAACAGCTGGCGGTCAAGTGCGACATCCTCAAGCAGAAGCTTAACATGTTGCTGGATGCTCTGCAGGAGGAGGAGATCGGCGCCCACAGCGGCGACGACTTGATAGCCACCATCAGGAGTCTCATTGCGAGAAGTATTCCGCTGACACCAGGATCCAGCGCATCTCTGCT CAACCCAAACATATCAATCGAAAAGACGGAAAAAGACCAGATCAATACAAAAGAGCGCAGGAATAGTCGGTCCCTTCGCTCCAGCGAGAAGGAAGCTCTCCAGTGCCGTGCCAACAGCGTCAAGCGAGCCATTTACAATGTGGTGGAACATTCGGAACCGGGACGTCCTAAACGCTACCAGCGGAAACTATCGATCACTCCGTTCGAGGCTCTGAAGTTACCCACCAACAATTCCGGAGAATCAACGCCCTGCAGCTCTCCCTTGCCAATAATCCCACCCATTAATATTATCTCCCCCACTATGGAAACCTCCCGACTTACCTGCATTTCTCCGTTGCCCGATACAAGACGTGATTCCGTAGACGAGAGCTTCTTCAACAGCATTAATCTACCGGCTCCGCGGCAATTTGCAGATAGTCGTAGGAGCTCTGGAGTGGAGGTAATCCAGGAGATCGAGGAGGGTGCCAATGGAGAGACCGTATACCGAAGGAGTCGCATGTCCCTGACCGGTGGAGCCAATATCGATGATTTTGGTAATCGTCTGTCACCCTGCAGCGATATTGGCGATAACTCGCCCACCGAGCGCAAAGTGGACTTCCTGAGGGTTCCGATCCACACTGGCGAACCGATCGTCGACCCCCTTTCCGACTATCGACCCCACGAGGTCTTCGAGCGTACCTACTACATGACCCGGGAAATGGACAAGGACAAGGAAAAGAAGAAGGAGAAAGAAGTGGAGAATGACAAGGAGAAGGATAAGAGCGTCGAGAAGGAGAAAGAAGTGGAGAAGGAGGACTGCATGCCCACCGAGAAGCTGGTTCACACTTGTAACCTGCAGGTACCCGGCTTTGTCGTTACCCCCAACTCCCAAAATGTTTACACAAGCGCCAGCATAACAATCATAGATACCGACGCACAGACCACCACT GAACAGTCCTCTTCCGACGACCTGGGTGGCGAGGCTAGCGATGTTCTTTCGGCGATTAGCAATGAGGAGTGCAGCGTGGCTTCCGAAATATTCGATAAGCAGGACGCAGGACAAACCGTGGGTGATATTATCCAG AACATGGACGCCAGCAATTTCACTCACATTGACTCCCCGGAGACTAGCGATGAGACAGAAGCCATGCCCGGAGAGAGCATCATGGACGACATTAGCTCGGTACTGGGTCACGACATAACCTATGCCCTGCAGGACAACACCCTGACCGACGACACCACCACGCTCTGCTCGGAGCACGTGGGCCCGCCGAAGCCTCCGCGCAAAAAGTCCTTGAGCGCCTTGAGCCGACCTCAGTCCCATCCGCGAAGGCGCAACTCCTCTCCACCGAGAATGGCGCGATTGGCACGAATGGATAGCGATGATAATCCCCAGCAGTTCGGATTCGAGAATATCGTTTTCGAGATCGACAATCGCTGCGACGACCAGAAGATGCGGGAGCCACCGCGCTACTGCAGCCTGGCGCAGTTCGTGGAAGGTAACGATATAGCGCGTCAGAGCTTCAAG CGTCCCAAAAAGCGCATCTCACTGAAAAAACTCAAACCCACTACAACCACTGAAATCGTATCTCAACAGCAGCTATTGCTAGAACAACAACGAAGTGGCGACAACGACAATGACGACCCCGAGGCCCAGCTAACGCCAACGAATAACGTGGCCAAATTACTAACCACCACCAGCGAGGACGAGCTGTCCACGCAGACGGCCATCAAAATAGAAATACAAGACGTTGATGCCACTGTGCGCAACATTAACAGCAGCATGAAGGCCAGTACGATCATGGCCACGTCGACATCGCCCACGAAGAAGTCGGGCCATGGACAAGATGTAAAGCGCATTACTTTTGACGAGTCGTGTAAGAAAGAATCCTTTGATGATGTAAATCCCAACTATCCACAGATAAGTGTTGTTGTGAGGCCGCCAACGCCGTTGCGCGGCGACTCCATCAAGCCCACGGTCTCGCTCCTGCCGGGCTCCTCCGGCGGAGCCATGGCCGTGTCCATGACCTGCTCCGGAATGCTGGGGGTGCGGGCCATGAACGCCTCCGAGATCAGGCGCCACTCGAGCCACGCCCCCGGCCTGACTGTCCGCGAGTTCGACAAGGACAAGGACCGCCGGCACTCTGGCTTTAATCCCAACCAGTTGACCCTCGATCCGGAGCACACCCGCTTCCTTAGCAGCTCGCCGGCGGCCAGTCGCAGGATCAGCTGCGGCAGCCTCTTCAAG AAGAAAAACCAAAAGATCGCAACGAAGCGCGGCTACGGATTGTTCAGTGTTCGGTTCTTTGTGGTGGCCGAGCCAGATATTCGCCTGGCCACCCTGGCGCTTATCAGGCCGCTGATTCCTCTG CCGAACGAAGCACTTCCGAATCTTCAGACCCTCAAGGGTTCCAAGTCGAGCTTGTTCATGGGCTCCACTCTATTTGGCTTCGATCACTTGGCTTCGGGAGATAAGGACAAGGAGGAGAAAGGTGGCAAGGACAAGGAGAAAACGCCCACCGAGGAGACCGGTCGGAAGTTGCCCATAATCAATCCCCTGGTGCGACTGCCCAACTGGCCAA ACCTATCCAATGGCGGTGGTTTCATATCCAAATGTCTTTTGGCCAATGCCGATACGCTCTGCGCCGCTGTCAGTCCTCTAATGGATCCGGATGAGACCCTCCTGGCCGGCTACCATGAGAAGTGCGTGATGAACAATTACTTTGGCATCGGCATCGATGCCAAGATCTCGTTGGACTTCCACAACAAGCGGGAGGAGCATCCGGAGAAGTGTCGATCTCGGGCCCGCAACTACATGTGGTATGGAGTATTGGGATCCAAGCAGCTCCTGCAAAAGACCTGCAAGAATCTGGAGCAGCGGGTGCAGCTGGAGTGCGATGGTCAGAGAATTCCGTTGCCGGAGCTGCAGGGAATCGTGATCCTGAACATACCCAGCTTCATGGGCGGCACTAATTTCTGGGGCAGCAGCAAGAAGGATGATATATTTCTGCCCCCCAGCTTTGATGATCGTGTCCTCGAAGTGGTGGCTGTCTTCGGATCCGTCCAGATGGCGGCCTCGCGGCTGATCAATCTTCAACACCATCGGATCGCCCAGTGCCAGAGCGTGCAGATCAATATCCTGGGCGACGAGGAGATACCCATCCAGGTGGACGGTGAGGCCTGGCTGCAGCCACCGGGAATGATCCGCATCCTGCACAAGAACCGAGTGCAGATGTTGTGCCGGAACAGGAGCTTGGAGCTTTCGTTGAAGAGCTGGCAGGAGAAGCAGCGCCAGCACAGCATCTCCATCCAAAGGGATGCATCCTCAACAGCTTCGGAGCACGCCATCTCCACCGACGAGGTGATCTCCGAACGCGAGTGCTACGTACTCCTCAACTTCATCGAGGCCGTAAGCTCGCTGGTCAAGTGGGTCAAGTTCCTGATCATTTCGCATCCGGCTCTGCAACACGATCTCTACGAGGTGGCCTGTCGAGCCAGTGAGGCCCTGGAGTCCATCCATCCGCAGGGAAAGCTGCTCGAAGGTCCTTCGCTACGCACCAAGTTGGTGGAGGTCATTGACTCGTCGCGACAACTGTATGACGATGCCTGCACCCTGCTCCGCGATCGAGGTCACAGCTTGATTCTCCGCGAGGATCTGGAGACCAAGCTCAGCGCGGCTTTGGCCAACATGGAGATGGAGCTGAAGAAGTGCTCCGTGCAAAAGTGCATCGACGGCAAGCTGAGGGCCTACTTCAATGTTTTGGCGCCCAACGAGGAG TCCGATGGCCGCCGGAAGTCACGACCCTTCTGGGTGAGACTACGCTCTGGCTCGACCGCCGGCCAGCAGGCGTTTAAGCCACCTTTGACTAACACCCGCGAGGCGGCCAACAACTGGAGCGTGAACGAAGTGGTCACCTGGCTGGAGACGATGCAGTTGTCCGAGTACGTGGACAGCTTCCTGAAGAACGACATTCGGGGCAAGGAGCTGCTCACCCTGGGCAGGCGCGACCTCAAGGATCTGGGCGTGGTCAAGGTGGGCCACGTCAAGCGTATACTGCAGGCCATCAAGGATCTCAGCGAGAACTAG